From the genome of Streptomyces sp. S4.7:
ATCGTCAGCCCGCCGAAGTCGGCGACGGACGTGGCCGTGCCGGGCTTGGCCGCGAAGCGGAAGGTGGAGCGGGCGAACCCGAGCGGCAGGATCTCCTCGGCGCCCGCGCCCGAGTCGAGCAGCAGGTCGCGTCCGGTGATGCCGATGTCGAGCCGCCCGGAGCTCACGTAGATCGCGATGTCGCGCGGGCGGAGGTAGAAGAACTCGACCTCGTTCTCGGGGTCGACCAGGACGAGTTCCTTGGACTCCTTGCGCTGCTGGTAGCCCGCCTCATGGAGCATCGCCGACGCTGCCCCGGAGAGTGAACCCTTGTTGGGGACGGCGATACGCAGCATGAGAGCGGCTTCCTTACGTATGCGTGGGAGCGGGGGAAGGAACGGTGGACGGGACGGGGTCAGGGGGGCGGGGCGCCTGCGCGGCCGTACGTCGCCGGGGGCGGTGCTCAGAGATGGGAGTAGACGTCGTCGAGCGAGATCCCGCGCGCGACCATCATCACCTGGACGTGGTACAGCAGCTGCGAGATCTCCTCGGCGGTGGCTTCGGGGCCCTCGTACTCGGCCGCCATCCACACCTCGGCGGCCTCTTCGACGACCTTCTTACCGATGGCATGCACCCCCTTGTCCACCAGTTCGGCGGTGCGGGAGGTGCTGGGGTCGCCCGTGGCGGCCTTCTGCTGGAGCTCGGTGAAGAGCTCCTCGAACGTCTTCGACATGGTGAGGACCACCCTACGCGGTCCGCCGGGGCCGTCAGCGCCAGGGTTCGGCGACCGTACGAAGGGTGGCCGCCGTGGCGACGGCGGCGGTGACGGCCTCGTGCCCCTTGTCCTCGTTGGAGCCCTCCAGCCCGGCCCGGTCGAGCGCCTGCTCCTCGGTGTCGCAGGTCAGTACGCCGAATCCGACGGGTACCCCGGTGTCGATCGAGACCTTGGTCAGACCCTGGGTGACGCCCTGGCACACGTAGTCGAAGTGCGGGGTCCCGCCGCGGATGACGACGCCGAGGGCGACGACGGCGTCGTAGCCGCGGTCGGCGAGGACCTTGGCGACGACGGGCAGCTCGAAGCTGCCGGGGACCCTGAGCACGGTCGGCTCGTCGATGCCCAGTTCACGCAGCGCGCGCAGGGCGCCGTCGACGAGTCCGTCCATGACCCTCTCGTGCCACAGGGCCGCGATGACCGCCACCCGCAGGTCGCCGCAGTTGCGGACGGACAGTTCGGGTGCACCCTTGCCGCTCATGTCTCTCCTGTTGTTCCGATGTTCCGATGTGCCGATGTGCCGATGTGCCGATGAAGCGAAATGTGTACGTCGTGCTCAGGGCTTGGTCACTGGTTGCCGCAGGCCGACGTGGCCGCCGGGTCGAGCCAGGGCAGTTCGTGCCCCATCCGGTCCCGCTTGGTGCGCAGGTACCGCAGGTTGTGCTCCCCCGCCTGGACGGGCATGGGCTCGCGGGCGGTCACGTCGAGACCGTGCCGCGTCAACGCGTCGATCTTGTCGGGGTTGTTGGTCATCAGCCGCAGGCTGCGCACGCCGAGGTCGTCGAGGATCCGCGCCCCCGCCGCGTAGTCCCGCGCGTCGGCGGGCAGACCGAGTTCCAGGTTGGCGTCGAGGGTGTCGTGCCCGCGCTCCTGGAGTTCGTACGCGCGCAGCTTGGACAGCAGGCCGATGCCGCGCCCC
Proteins encoded in this window:
- a CDS encoding phosphoribosyl-ATP diphosphatase, producing the protein MSKTFEELFTELQQKAATGDPSTSRTAELVDKGVHAIGKKVVEEAAEVWMAAEYEGPEATAEEISQLLYHVQVMMVARGISLDDVYSHL
- the ribH gene encoding 6,7-dimethyl-8-ribityllumazine synthase, yielding MSGKGAPELSVRNCGDLRVAVIAALWHERVMDGLVDGALRALRELGIDEPTVLRVPGSFELPVVAKVLADRGYDAVVALGVVIRGGTPHFDYVCQGVTQGLTKVSIDTGVPVGFGVLTCDTEEQALDRAGLEGSNEDKGHEAVTAAVATAATLRTVAEPWR